Proteins from a genomic interval of Apteryx mantelli isolate bAptMan1 chromosome 5, bAptMan1.hap1, whole genome shotgun sequence:
- the LOC136992138 gene encoding maestro heat-like repeat-containing protein family member 2B — translation MRRLRALRESLFSCGGCWSRPPVPEDGGRATESVPAAVPTLADRVTSLSNRLQDEEGDRVETYRELERVLQGDDGRLQSAVLSRVIAAASKDMRAAQGVTEDVRTAASDVLVALARSHFDSVMYELQRHMRALGEISEDFVFVTLGKLASSYALRCVPFVGMTLFALQTMLSQVGSRRTLRAVCGVLEQWAKAANTYLRHWEKCPFPRMREAQFCSSVSPLFCHVVGSWLGCEEEEEEQAVLGAMAAMMGLLLHEEKHRGRVWEQLPWLLGQYQQVQDTSRVTKGLSYFLEILGEVKIPIGKEKVQAISTAVHSQLSDESKQPSEEHRSELSYCVLLLARVCPEHTVAFLHSQLGSRSEAARVVSLDLLRALVRSAAEGGQSLPLLAQAVRTVLRDPSRKVARAVLRFTKELLSCSVQSCSAWDLVAHVFARFSQASVRLAQGNLSVAEVQEEADLQALCLDILRSLDVSVRGMTKLLWPRLLQYVVPAQYTGTLVPLSRCLRELAERRERAGHEDGEEEPGVVAFRERGLRQRSRSPAHGPHGGCATRKGAGYGGWRGSQRPFFLLAAKLPTPQALLARLLVVAAAPHAGGGCGVAALRLLQALCGEIHGAVGTVWAVKIPFLLQYLEGKSESCLDSAEWERLLLKFLRSSLETVKSQAWTMGLSFELSQQMGSYPRLSREQAFLYKAIGMSLAACQHVPYVRGELKKYLLRTNYLEESEREGMISVVAGAAESHFHLALEVVQEFGACMEERPVSGAFNRLKEYQEGKRAGMHTALVLAYSRIALCAPREQLPARVERDIVGHILQHYRASCQVLGFAFSTKDVQLKLSLIRSVAEVSRAVQGAGGSRRGELCYKRELLGTVLGFVKAEPRDCLASPVRQEAFVAVGHLSKLKPSLTREENRDLLDQCLQSVMPLPALEPAEEEGATAANTLPVQCPHAQTMGALGELLTALLEEELTSSWLTEMLHVLEYWLTSAKEWERERALQACAQLLGAYEERFELSGENSFGPFGSMVGLLAPLVCDSLATSRQRAGACLGHLLRIRGKTLETGAEEDEVQPLCQRLGAPDAEALLQASSRLAKIVCKHIPPAQATDFLSAALDGMLSVRPACAQAAGEWLLTFLETCGGQLFTEVPEILSIIYIRMPTMQQDTLRRVLFEAVSLLARYHTGSIIDSLLQKRLPMDSDTVELWRVLGRKFFVNQLLRVLMEKLKHSGNDQARTSSAKPEADDDEAALEPLKITRAIFEVVSTLQTSEAVQRLLPELLPVLLKQISTTLGKEMPFPQDSSQRKLFLKGHTSDDNPCR, via the exons ATGCGGAGACTCCGGGCACTCCGAG AGAGTCTCTTCTCTTGCGGAGGTTGCTGGTCCCGACCTCCCGTTCCcgaggatggaggcagggcgACAGAGTCCGTCCCTGCAGCCGTGCCCACCTTGGCTGACCGGGTGACTTCTCTGTCAAACCGCCTGCAAGACGAGGAG ggtgacagagtggagacGTACcgagagctggagagagtcttgcaggGCGACGACGGCCGCTTGCAGAGCGCTGTCCTGAGCAGGGTGATCGCAGCGGCTTCGAAGGACATGAGAGCGGCCCAG GGGGTGACGGAGGACGTGCGGACGGCTGCCAGCGACGTCCTGGTGGCCCTGGCCCGCTCCCACTTCGACAGCGTCATGTACGAGCTGCAGCGCCACATGCGGGCCCTGGGAGAGATCTCGGAGGACTTTGTGTTTGTCACCCTGGGCAAGCTGGCCAGCAGCTACG ccctgCGGTGCGTCCCCTTCGTGGGAATGACGCTCTTCGCCCTGCAGACGATGCTGAGCCAGGTGGGGAGCAGGCGGACCCTGCGCGCTGTCTGCGGTG TGCTGGAGCAGTGGGCGAAGGCCGCAAACACCTACCTGCGCCACTGGGAGAAATGCCCCTTCCCGCGCATGAGGGAGGCACAGTtctgcagcagcgtttccccgctcTTCTGCCACGTGGTCGGTAGCTGGCTgggctgcgaggaggaggaggaggag CAGGCCGTCCTGGGGGCGATGGCTGCCATGATGGGCCTCCTCCTGCATGAGGAGAAGCACCGCGGGCGCGTGTGGGAGCAGCTGCCCTGGCTCCTGGGCCAGTATCAGCAGGTCCAGGACACTTCCCGGGTGACCAAG GGTCTCAGTTATTTTCTTGAGATTCTGGGGGAAGTGAAGATCCCCATCGGCAAGGAGAAGGTTCAGGCCATCAGCACCGCTGTGCACAGCCAG ctcAGTGATGAAAGCAAGCAGCCCAGCGAGGAGCACCGGTCAGAGCTGTCCTACTGCGTGCTGCTGCTGG CCCGAGTTTGCCCTGAGCACACGGTGGCATTTCTGCACTCGCAGCTGGGGAGCAGGAGCGAGGCCGCTCGCGTGGTGTCCCTGGATCTGCTCAGAGCCCTGGTGCGCTCTGCAG CGGAGGGAGGCCAGAGCCTGCCGCTGCTTGCGCAGGCGGTGCGGACTGTGCTGCGAGACCCCAGCAGGAAG GTGGCGAGGGCAGTTCTGCGCTTCACCAAGGAGCTGCTCAGCTGCAGCGTGCAGAGCTGCTCGGCCTGGGATCTGGTGGCCCACGTCTTCGCCAGGTTCAGCCAGGCCTCCGTCAGACTG GCACAAGGGAACCTTTCCGTGGCAGAAGTGCAGGAAGAAGCAGATCTTCAAGCCCTGTGCTTGGACATCCTGCGCTCTCTGGATGTCTCCGTCAGGGGGATGACCAAA CTCTTGTGGCCGCGGCTCCTCCAGTACGTGGTGCCAGCCCAGTACACGGGCACGCTGGTGCCACTCTCCCGATGCCTCCGAGAGCTGGCGGAGAGACGGGAGAGAGCAGGCCATGAGGACGGAGAGGAGGAGCCCGGTGTTGTGGCGTTCCGGGAGCGAG GGCTGCGGCAGCGCAGCCGGTCACCAGCCCATGGGCCGCACGGGGGCTGCGCGACCCGGAAAGGGGCAGGGTATGGCGGGTGGCGCGGCTCTCAGCGGCCTTTCTTTCTCCTCGCAGCCAAGCTGCCGACGCCgcaggccctgctggctcgcctgctg GTGGTGGCGGCGGCTCCTCacgccggcggcggctgcggcgtcgctgccctgcggctgctgCAGGCCCTGTGTGGAGAGATCCACGGCGCCGTGGGGACGGTGTGGGCCGTGAAGATCCCCTTCCTGCTGCAGTACCTGGAAG GGAAAAGCGAGAGCTGCCTGGACTCTGCCGAGTGGGAGCGCCTGCTGCTTAAG TTCCTGAGGTCGTCGCTGGAGACCGTCAAGAGCCAGGCCTGGACCATGGGCCTGAGCTTCGAGCTGAGCCAGCAGATGGGCAGCTACCCCCGGCTGTCCCGGGAGCAG GCCTTCCTGTATAAGGCCATCGGGATGTCGCTGGCAGCGTGTCAGCACGTGCCCTACGTCCGCGGGGAACTGAAGAAATATCTATTAAGGACCAATTATTTGGAGGAGTCGGAGAGAGAG GGAATGATTTCTGTTGTAGCCGGCGCTGCCGAGAGCCACTTCCACCTTGCCTTGGAGGTGGTGCAGGAGTTTGGGGCCTGCATGGAGGAAAGGCCAGTGTCTGGGGCTTTCAATCGCCTGAAG GAATACCAGGAGGGGAAGAGAGCGGGGATGCACACGGCGCTCGTGCTGGCCTACAGCCGGATCGCGCTCTGCGCCCCCCGGGAGCAGCTGCCGGCCCGCGTGGAGAGAGACATCGTGGGGCACATCCTGCAGCACTACCGCGCCAGCTGCCAG GTGCTGGGCTTCGCCTTCTCCACCAAG GACGTGCAGCTCAAGCTGAGCCTGATCCGGAGCGTCGCCGAGGTCAGCCGGGCCGTGCAGGGGGCGGGGGGCTCCCGCCGCGGGGAGCTCTGCTACAAacgggagctgctgggcaccgtGCTG GGCTTCGTGAAGGCAGAGCCCCGGGATTGCCTGGCGTCCCCGGTGCGGCAGGAGGCGTTTGTGGCCGTGGGGCACTTGAG CAAACTGAAGCCGTCGCTGACCCGGGAGGAAAACCGCGACCTCCTGGATCAGTGTTTGCAGAGCGTGATGCCTCTGCCTGCCCTGGAGCCCGCGGAAGAGGAAGGGGCGACAGCAGCAAACACTCTGCCCGTGCAG TGTCCGCACGCGCAGACCATGGGGGCTCTCGGCGAGCTGCTGACAGCCCTGCTGGAGGAAGAGCTCACCTCCAGCTGGCTCACGGAGATGCTGCAC GTGCTGGAGTACTGGCTCACCTCGGCCAAGGAGTgggagcgggagagggccctgcaggccTGCGCCCAGCTGCTGGGCGCTTACGAGGAGCGATTCGAGCTCTCG GGAGAAAACTCCTTTGGGCCCTTTGGCTCCATGGTGGGACTGCTGGCGCCTTTGGTCTGCGACTCGCTGGCCACGTCCCGCCAGCGGGCAGGGGCCTGCCTCGGCCACCTCCTCCGCATACGAG GCAAGACGCTGGAGACGGGGGCCGAGGAGGACGAGGTGCAGCCTTTGTGCCAGCGGCTGGGAGCCCCAGACGCCGAGGCTCTGCTCCAGGCCTCCTCCAGACTCGCAAAG atCGTCTGCAAACACATCCCCCCAGCGCAGGCCACGGATTTCCTTTCTGCCGCCCTGGACGGGATGCTGTCGGTCAGGCCCGCGTGTGCTCAGGCAGCTGGCGAGTGGCTGCTCACCTTCCTGGAGACGTGTGGGGGACAGCTATTCACCGAG GTGCCAGAAATCCTCAGCATCATTTACATCCGGATGCCGAccatgcagcaggacaccctgcgACGCGTCCTCTTCGAGGCGGTGTCCCTGCTGGCCCGCTACCACACCGGCTCCATCATCGACAGCCTCCTGCAGAAGCGGCTGCCCATGGACAG tgaCACCGTGGAGCTGTGGAGGGTCCTGGGGAGGAAATTCTTTGTGAACCAGCTCCTGAGGGTTTTGATGGAAAAACTGAAGCACTCAGGAAACGACCAAGCCAGGACCAGCTCTGCCAAGCCTGAGGCCGACGACGAtgaggctgcgctggagcctcTCAAG ATCACACGTGCCATCTTTGAGGTGGTGTCAACGCTGCAGACCTCAGAGGCTGTGCAGCGCTTGCTCCCGGAGCTGCTCCCGGTGCTCCTGAAGCAGATCAGCACCACGCTGGGAAAGGAGATGCCGTTTCCCCAAGACAGCAGCCAGCGAAAGCTGTTCCTGAAGGGACACACGAGCGATGACAATCCTTGCAGGTAG
- the LOC136992139 gene encoding protein maestro-like has product MQVESAEGLERVGRAAEASLRKHKVAVLEALRRGLEDVTSAEVVAESLLALAKVVDELKGKAVGSTFKDLAKATRTFFDAEQASLRSAAFTLYGVLAASATRRWRSFFTQDLDNTWASLVLHLRDPDPGASTACQGALRLCAPFLGLRRVRQGIAVNTRLSAAELQDDICSQLAQESPEHQQALYIATRRCFLRSCVDLQAAALDVAGVLVEHAGTEWLTGEEAMLFSAGR; this is encoded by the exons ATGCAGGTGGAGAGCGCGGAGGGGTTAGAGAGAGTGGGCAGAGCAGCAGAGGCAAGT CTGCGCAAGCACAAGGTAGCCGTCCTGGAGGCGCTGCGGAGGGGCCTGGAGGACGTGACCTCGGCGGAGGTGGTGGCAGAGAGCCTGCTGGCACTGGCGAAGGTGGTGGACGAGCTGAAGGGGAAGGCTGTCGGCTCCACCTTCAAAGACCTCGCCAAGGCCACAAGGACCTTCTTTGATGCT GAGCAGGCGTCGCTGCGCTCGGCGGCCTTCACCCTGTACGGGGTGCTGGCCGCCTCTGCCACGAGGAGGTGGAGGTCTTTCTTCACCCAAGACCTGGACAACACGTGGGCCAGCCTCGTCCTCCACCTGCGGGACCCAGACCCGGGAGCCTCCACG GCGTGCCAGGGTGCGCTGAGGCTGTGCGCCCCGTTTCTGGGGCTGAGGAGGGTGCGGCAGGGCATCGCCGTCAACACCCGGCTGAGCGCGGCCGAGCTGCAGGACGACATCTGCAGCCAGCTG GCCCAGGAGAGCCCCGAGCACCAGCAGGCGCTGTACATCGCCACCCGGCGCTGCTTCCTGCGGAGCTGCGTGGATCTGCAGGCTGCGGCCCTCGACGTCGCCG GGGTCCTCGTGGAGCACGCGGGCACCGAGTGGCTGACGGGGGAGGAGGCGATGCTGTTCTCGGCAGGTAGGtga